A window of Thermoproteus sp. genomic DNA:
GCGGCTCAAAACCTCTACTTGGACCCTATACGGCTCGGGGCTACTTCTCGGAGCCATCTTGTAGCTTTCAAATACCGCCATGCTCCTCGCACCCACCGCCCTCGCCGTAGCTAAAAGCGGCAACGTGCCCACCTTATTGAAGGCATAGCCGTCGGCATACAGCCCGTCAAGGCCAACCACTACATACCTAAAGCCAACTGACCCCATAGCCGAATCGGGTATGGCGACCACCTCTACGTACCTGCTATATTCCCTATAGGCCGCCTCAGCCTCCTCGCCGGGTCTTGACTCAAGTAGGTACAGCCTCTTTATGCATTCCCGCCTCTCGGCTACGAAGTCCGCCACAGCCCGCGAGAAGCTTATAGTGGCGAACTCGGCGGGACAGTTGAGCGCAAGCCCCGACGTGACCTTTCTGAGCTTGGCCTGCGCTTCGTCCATATAGGCCAGGAGTCTCTCCAACACGCCGCGGAGGTCCATATTCTTCTTTGCGGCGATCTCCACGACTAGAGCTAAGACGTCCAGCGGGGCCATGCCGGGCCTTACGCCCCTTATTTCTCTAACAGCCTCCTCTACCGATTCCGCCTCGGCTAAAATCCTCAAGGCTTCCCTCAGGTACCAAGAGGCCCCTCTTACGCGTTCGGACTTCAGATAGTCCACAAAAAGAAGTTATTTGAAAATGTATAACACTTTAGGCTTCTCGCCGGGCCTTAAGGGCAACAGTAAAACGCCCAACGTCAAGAGGGCTATATAGATAAGGACAGAGCCCACGGCTATCTCTATCTGGGAGGCGCTGGGCGTGTAGTGGATAGAGCCGACGCCAGCCCATTCGCTTAGGCTATACGATATATGGGCGTATTGCGGCTCGATTAATAGGTCGTATTTGTCCACAAAGCCCGCCACCACCACAAACACCGCTGCGAGGAGGGCCAAAGGCAAGTTCTTTTTGTAGTAGGCCAATACGGCGAGGGCGAAGGGCAGTATTAACAACAAGCCTATCTCGAAGATGTAGAAGTTCGGCGACGAAGTTATGAGCCTATATGCCTCCCAGGAGGCGGGGTTGTACCAGGAGTTTATGACCATCCAGCCCTTTATGAAGGC
This region includes:
- a CDS encoding translation initiation factor eIF-2B; translated protein: MDYLKSERVRGASWYLREALRILAEAESVEEAVREIRGVRPGMAPLDVLALVVEIAAKKNMDLRGVLERLLAYMDEAQAKLRKVTSGLALNCPAEFATISFSRAVADFVAERRECIKRLYLLESRPGEEAEAAYREYSRYVEVVAIPDSAMGSVGFRYVVVGLDGLYADGYAFNKVGTLPLLATARAVGARSMAVFESYKMAPRSSPEPYRVQVEVLSRRVEVPLFDKFRAELIDVAVTDLGVFEGPNGELAVRGWDVLARRLGL